Proteins encoded within one genomic window of Psilocybe cubensis strain MGC-MH-2018 chromosome 2, whole genome shotgun sequence:
- a CDS encoding hypothetical protein (Uncharacterized protein RSN1), which translates to MFLRYIRLLIIIFFIFTVTTFIIIVPVNAAYIPIVNKGLDRISWSNITNPNDQARFAAHVIVVYLLTAVVVYLIRREMLHFIHMRQQFLVSKSHSRLPQARTVLVTGVPDELANERDLRTFASFVPGGVDRIWLYRDTGSLNDVFERRVDACSKLEAAVAEVLKRATLAWGAKNKQYKKSQFRKLKDAECTGEDGELAIPEAKQELLDELVPIDARPKHRTGLLGIFGRKVDTIQWCKEEISKLNIDIKSRREHIVEGKFLGSAFIRCNLQMGANVLAQCLSYHEPLKMENKTMETHPKDIVWRNLDDGALEMKSRYLVSWLATAGLIFVWAFPVTFIGTLSNVSDLCEKVHWVQWVCKAPTIARGLIEGVLPPLLLAILFALLPFILKALAWYECIPRYSLISVSVYRRFYLFLLIHGFLIVTLTSGITNAVEAIIKNPTETVQELSSRLPGASVFFLTYMVTQGLAGAGSALVQLAPLALHYLRKWFLGRTPRQAYEVTFKMPSADFGTLLPRLSLLATITFAYSVLSPLINLLALITYWMFYLAWKFLLTQVFDQPDEKETGGLYFPMAVNNLFVGLYIEQICLACLLFLKVSSAGVTALVEAIFMLILLVITACAHAFISNSFRPLGQFLPMSLATKKMASRYRRRAEKKGITLDDNSDNEMDLFRRDRIRSVRRRIKATTKKLDGKLDQLKAKVQRPSTDSHQTEEHKDVSLHDTVVAETPANINENNNGSQKLSRKNSSTSREERKSSPSLKLPTFDAPAPAVKDSDTSEDEDDDNEHAFDHPSTYVDQVWIWIPKDILGLSDFLVKDLREAGIEASDVGANMDAEGVVEVTRNPPDEDWSGGHDL; encoded by the exons ATGTTTCTACGTTATATCAgactcctcatcatcatcttcttcatatTTACGGTAACAACGTTTATCATCATCGTTCCCGTTAACGCAGCATACATTCCCATTGTCAATAAGGGCCTGGATCGAATTTCATGGTCGAA CATCACCAATCCGAACGATCAAGCGCGTTTTGCAGCTCATGTCATTGTCGTATACCTCCTTACTG CTGTTGTTGTCTACTTGATTCGACGAGAGATGCTGCATTTTATTCACATGCGTCAGCAATTTCTTGTTAGTAAATCACATTCCCGTCTTCCCCAGGCTCGCACTGTCCTTGTCACCGGGGTTCCTGACGAATTAGCCAATGAACGAGATCTGCGTACATTTGCCAGTTTTGTGCCCGGAGGAGTGGATCGCATTTGGCTGTATCGCGACACTGGTTCCCTGAATGATGTTTTTGAACGACGCGTCGATGCTTGTTCCAAACTAGAAGCAGCCGTAGCAGAGGTACTCAAGAGAGCCACACTCGCATGGGgagcaaaaaacaaacaatatAAAAAATCCCAATTTCGGAAGTTGAAGGACGCGGAGTGCACCGGAGAAGACGGCGAACTTGCTATTCCAGAGGCAAAACAGGAACTGCTAGATGAATTGGTTCCTATTGACGCGCGCCCAAAACATAGAACAGGATTGCTAGGAATATTTGGTCGTAAAGTAGACACTATCCAATGGTGCAAG GAAGAGATTTCCAAGTTAAACATAGACATCAAGTCACGAAGGGAACATATTGTGGAAGGGAAATTTCTAGGAAGTGCATTCATTAGATGCAATTTACAAATGGGCGCCAACGTTCTTGCTCAGTGCTTGAGCTACCATGAG CCTCTAAAAATGGAGAATAAAACAATGGAGACACATCCCAAGGATATTGTCTGGAGAAATTTAGATGATGGTGCTCTTGAGATGAAATCCAGATATCTTGTGTCATGGCTTGCTACAGCTGGTCTTATCTTTGTCTGGGCCTTTCCTGTAACATTCATTGGTACTCTGAGCAACGTTTCGGATTTATGTGAGAAAGTGCA CTGGGTACAATGGGTCTGCAAAG CCCCTACTATTGCAAGAGGCTTGATAGAAGGCGTActacctcctcttcttcttgccaTCCTTTTTGCATTGCTCCCCTTCATATTGAAAG CTCTGGCTTGGTATGAATGCATCCCAAGATATTCCCTCATATCAGTCAGCGTTTATCGCCGCTTTTATCTGTTTCTATTGAT ACATGGCTTCTTGATCGTTACTTTGACCTCCGGAATCACGAATG CCGTTGAAGCG ATTATCAAAAATCCTACTGAAACGGTTCAAGAGCTGTCCAGCAGATTACCTGGGGCATCAGTCTTTTTCTTAACTTACATGG TAACTCAGGGTCTAGCTGGTGCTGGAAGCGCGCTTGTTCAATTGGCTCCATTGGCATTACATTATCTACGGAAGTGGTTTCTAGGACGTACACCACGTCAGGCGTATGAA GTGACATTCAAAATGCCATCT GCTGACTTTGGTACTCTGCTTCCACGTTTGTCACTTTTGGCGACGATTACATTCGCCTACAGCGTTTTATCACCTTTGATTAATTTACTGGCGCTCATAA CGTATTGGATGTTTTACTTGGCATGGAAGTTCT TGTTGACACAGGTCTTTGATCAGCCAGACGAAAAGGAAACGGGAGGTCTGTATTTCCCGATGGCGGTGAATAACCTAT TCGTCGGATTGTACATTGAACAGATCTGTTTGGCCtgccttctctttctcaaaGTATCTTCAGCCGGAGTGACAGCCTTGGTCGAAGCTATTTTCATGCTCATACTTTTGGTCATAACTGCTTGCGCCCATGCATTCATTTCGAATAGTTTCCGTC CATTGGGTCAATTTCTTCCAATGTCTCTTGCGACCAAGAAAATGGCTAGCAGATACAGGAGAAGGGCAGAAAAAAAGGGGATTACACTGGACGACAATAGTGACAATGAAATGGATCTTTTCAGAAGGGATC GCATTCGTAGTGTACGTCGCCGAATAAAAGCGACGACGAAAAAGCTGGATGGAAAGCTGGATCAATTAAAGGCCAAAGTTCAAAGACCGAGCACAGACAGTCACCAAACAGAAGAACATAAGGATGTGTCTCTCCATGATACGGTAGTGGCTGAGACCCCTGCGAACATCAATGAAAACAACAATGGGTCACAGAAATTGTCCCGAAAGAATTCCTCAACTTCcagagaggagaggaagtcATCACCGTCACTCAAGTTACCGACTTTCGatgcgcctgcgcctgcggTCAAGGATTCTGATAcatctgaggatgaagatgacgacaaCGAGCATGCATTCGATCATCCATCCACATATGTTGATCAAGTGTGGATCTGGATACCAAAGGACATCCTTGGCTTGAGCGATTTCTTGGTGAAGGACCTGAGAGAAGCGGGAATCGAAGCCAGTGACGTTGGTGCAAACATGGATGCTGAAGGCGTCGTGGAAGTAACGCGGAATCCTCCAGACGAAGATTGGAGTGGCGGTCATGATCTGTAG
- a CDS encoding putative inactive serine/threonine-protein kinase scy1, producing the protein MDYLRTLGSAAVSTLVQKSGLNLPFSLGTKLTQVEGYYTIYDATKRDDGSLVSVFEYDFSDSKKSSKPFAQNALRKLRTTRHPDVLKFMDAVESDSSIYIMTERIRPLSSVLPQYSNKSAQEKEDWLLWGLHRISVALTFLNDQCISTHGKLCSNSIFLTPSGEWKLGGFELLSNAKDEGALLYTMGGLLPGSAAWASPEVKKSGWSTLKESDPASADAYALGLLLHAVFNPNHPPPPTAEPPHPPPAPASRGAIPASVFPCFKKLLNPNPKGRLSPKAFLEIGMAETGFFFNNRLVKVCSGLDNFALANEAEKTLLLKTLKESASSFPPEFAAYRVLPSLLSALEFGGASAAAILPLVLQFGANTSPEEYPKVILAPIIKLYASPDRGTRMALLEHLPEYIDKLDKKAVSDKIFPHLQLGFSDTVAVIREATVKSIILFAPKLSDRIINNDLLRLLAKSQTDPEPSIRTNTCILLGRLGPSLGYNTKRKVLVPAFSRALKDPFVHARVAGLMAFMASIECFEVPELASKVIPNMSFTLVDDEKLVRDQAFKALEIFVKKLEDHASKMPATAIVSGSTDVHNGTNPTSTTLVNSAAGAAGSLAGWAINSLGKKMAVSELIAPISSVPGKELERSTSAPDASSLSSHIGELTRPSLATTTQSSQTLPNSPSTSKIKAMQLGANKVPGGLSMGTLADDLANEAAAASASVEGNPWGSDDLIDVHADDDDWSAFETAPTQQQVHSPSPAQLSNNNPFSQSSSWGLGSSIPSSGPTDYLESKRTNTLQRAVSPISRPYSSQSSRPISPPHDQSWEESGNWESTNTPSSPSPRIAATAPVALSKEDKALEMARRKEERKQRIAMLKEQKKSAGKT; encoded by the exons ATGGATTATCTCCGAACTTTGGGGTCTGCGGCTGTATCAACCCTGGTCCAGAAATCAGGGCTGAATCTACCGTTCTCGTTGGGAACAAAACTTACACAGGTGGAGGGATACTATACGATATATGATGCCACGAAGCGG GATGATGGGAGTCTCGTCTCTGTCTTTGAATACGATTTCAGCGACTCCAAGAAGAGTTCCAAGCCGTTTGCCCAAAATGCACTTCGCAAGCTCCGTACAACGCGCCATCCAGATGTTTTAAAATTCATGGATGCAGTGGAATCTGACTCCAGCATCTACATTATGACTGAACGCATCCGCCCGTTGTCCAGCGTTTTGCCGCAATATTCGAACAAAAGTgcccaagaaaaagaagattgGCTTTTATGGGGGCTGCATCGAATCTCA GTAGCGCTGACTTTTCTGAATGACCAATGTATATCAACACATGGGAAACTGTGCTCCAACTCGATTTTCCTTACGCCCTCTGGTGAATGGAAGCTTGGAGGATTTGAACTACTCAGCAACGCAAAGGATGAAGGCGCCCTTTTATAC ACAATGGGGGGGTTACTTCCGGGTTCAGCTGCATGGGCATCTCCTGAGGTGAAAAAGAGTGGATGGTCAACTTTAAAGGA GTCTGACCCTGCATCTGCTGATGCGTATGCACTGGGTTTATTACTTCACGCTGTATTCAATCCAAATCACCCACCCCCTCCAACGGCGGAACCCCCTCACCCACCACCCGCACCTGCTTCTCGAGGAGCCATACCCGCTTCAGTTTTTCCTTGTTTCAAGAAGCTACTAAATCCAAATCCTAAAGGACGCTTAAGCCCTAAAGCATTCCTTGAAATTGGAATGGCAGAAACAGGTTTTTTCTTCAATAACCGTCTCGTGAAAGTTTGCTCAGGGCTGGACAACTTTGCCTTGGCTAATGAAGCGGAGAAGACTTTATTACTGAA AACTCTGAAGGAATCTGCCTCCTCATTCCCCCCTGAATTTGCCGCTTATCGAGTTCTTCCTTCATTGCTCTCCGCGTTGGAATTCGGGGGCGCATCAGCGGCTGCTATCCTTCCTTTGGTGCTGCAATTCGGCGCAAACACATCGCCTGAAGAGTACCCAAAGGTCATACTTGCCCCCATAATCAAATTGTACGCAAGTCCTGACCGCGGTACTCGTATGGCGCTCTTAGAGCACCTGCCAGAATACATTGATAAATTGGACAAAAAAGCGGTCAGCGACAAAATATTCCCGCATTTG CAACTTGGATTTTCTGATACAGTCGCCGTGATTAGGGAGGCGACAGTCAAGTCCATCATTCTTTTTGCACCGAAG CTATCCGACCGAATCATTAATAACGATCTACTACGGCTCCTTGCAAAATCGCAGACAGACCCTGAACCTTCTATTAGAACGAACACTTGCATTCTGCTTGGAAGACTAGGTCCAAGTTTAGGATACAACACCAAGCGAAAAGTCCTGGTACCCGCATTTTCTAGGGCATTGAAAGATCCATTTGTACATGCCAGAGTCGCGGGTCTTATGGCTTTTATGGCTTCGATAGAATGTTTCGAAGTCCCGGAGCTGGCGTCAAAGGTCATCCCTAACATGTCATTCACATTAGTAGACGATGAAAA GTTAGTGCGCGACCAAGCCTTCAAAGCATTGGAAATCTTCGTTAAAAAGCTCGAAGATCACGCATCAAAAATG CCCGCAACGGCTATCGTTTCTGGAAGCACTGACGTTCACAACGGAACTaatccaacttcaacaacTTTAGTAAATTCTGCAGCAGGCGCAGCGGGTTCTCTGGCAGGTTGGGCCATTAACAGCCTTGGAAAGAAG ATGGCAGTATCAGAATTAATAGCCCCTATAAGTTCTGTACCGGGGAAGGAATTAGAGCGATCAACGTCTGCTCCGGATGCTTCTTCGCTGAGCAGCCACATCGGAGAATTGACACGACCGTCGCTCGCGACGACAACACAATCTTCTCAGACATTACCAAATTCTCCATCAACATCGAAAATAAAAGCTATGCAACTTGGTGCAAATAAAGTTCCAGGAGGGCTGAGCATGGGCACTTTGGCTGATGACTTAGCCAACGAAGCTGCCGCTGCGTCTGCTTCCGTCGAGGGAAACCCTTGGGGCTCGGATGATTTGATTGACGTTCATGCAGATGACGATGACTGGA GTGCCTTTGAAACTGCCCCTACCCAGCAACAAGTCCATTCTCCATCTCCGGCACAGCTATCTAACAACAACCCATTTTCGCAATCATCATCGTGGGGATTGGGATCGAGTATTCCTAGTAGTGGGCCGACTGATTATTTGGAAAGTAAAAGGACAAACACGTTGCAAAGGGCGGTTTCACCAATATCCCGGCCCTACTCCTCTCAGTCATCTCGTCCAATATCTCCCCCTCATGACCAATCATGGGAAGAATCCGGGAATTGGGAATCGACAAATACACCTTCCTCTCCAAGTCCTCGTATTGCTGCAACCGCTCCTGTAGCACTCAGCAAAGAAGACAAAGCTTTAGAAATGGCAAGACGTAAGGAGGAACGCAAGCAA CGTATTGCTATGCTCAAAGAGCAGAAAAAGTCTGCCGGCAAGACCTAG
- a CDS encoding Mediator of RNA polymerase II transcription subunit 14, protein MDSVVAHNDMTVDLPPTLMGAFPNGIHQDESMDPSVEELEKELPVVYDGQISLGDLISRVVQSIYAELSEFAETMPNMSKEARKRKLADWVVHTKKQVVKLYAVAKWSRDADAVQKCMNITAFLMTQNQQFDDAIRGLNYGKESLDPARLRNHDLLTSLDVLTKGSYLRLPTCIKKLAIPPTPLTDAEIHKTLLDMEATIRYRLRMTEIIPVEMSDYRIGAEKTSGWFCTQVEFLINVGGDLTGLQEFPRTPVGIIRQHIVDEADNRLGYYYEGPISVAPSLEAPHRPRLPQGVIDTPLVRVYNFLQMMSLSYQLEILWYQAERMRSLGWADYLKFLHFFLNNLYLKVIFRRTPGRHKIPPLGGTLTISIIETHAPPQTGPGPARTSRQRVAARLQQKAKLGRAKPSDEVEGLKFSVVWEPTKGALGVIVSAEDTHLPESVLYIDADNIDFERLLRMTIQQHTKALLQTFQNQSQHGPTKVFSQPGVVTLISESTSAFPMSLQALRVQLCDEEVVIVTIDPRTGKLDLRDTGDLAAAGRGPRFRVVTDRLNENPAALFDALFTMRGSTIIDLAEQKANYLGLQVYRRRSFPKQEMEKLGPEHTWSLFIQLANFPSHYLVLVVAEERFKFALITTKPIENAPFTTMVMEDIAWLDFDRIREAAFPSAARSSRRTLNKSEDITSHNAPVDRSDKVAPSRARVAFINVERQFKLRGIPFTHVNPATSSSISPELTWIQSSLARSVPALCVQSEHILSGAPAAEAAMPNIRVIPLNWWSSDKAQVVTCVKLKYVQQPIGKKASGSAVIRPSKRIIYDTTEAVVSFLSENVNTCVDEFLEEWAKVSKMVVIAREVAQMSSHAKWRDVRLLSFDLQTVEFAYAESYTVSITCEDQLSSTGGSFNLEFSRIEPEDQNAMETDIGFDSFNPHEDAEPFFRDILRHAHGRLAPSLHYLVTLLRNTLPIVVELHKIRQDCDAKGKHVDVFAKAAGWYRLLYGDLKHGLDFRLMTSQRVAILDASHSLFDAGKQNSLVDGLGLQPIPRLREIISEAVRKGLTSGTLPVGKIAAVDVGVVCNGGSIGFLTSAIHDQILKELDSNMVL, encoded by the exons ATGGACTCTGTTGTTGCTCACAATGATATGACCGTTGATCTTCCACCGACTCTTATGGGTGCATTTCCAAATGGCATTCACCAAGATGAATCTATGGATCCTTCGGTAGAAGAACTAGAGAAAGAACTACCAGTTGTTTACGATGGGCAGATATCACTTGGAGATCTTATTTCGCGTGTTGTTCAGTCAATCTACGCAGAACTGTCGGAATTTGCAGAAAC CATGCCCAACATGTCTAAAGAAGCTCGGAAGCGCAAACTTGCAGATTGGGTTGTACATACGAAAAAGCAGGTCGTTAAACTCTACGCGGTGGCCAAATGGTCTCGGGATGCTGATGCTGTCCAAAAATGCATG AATATCACAGCCTTTCTTATGACCCAAAATCAGCAATTTGATGATGCCATAAGAGGTTTGAATTATGGAAAAGAATCCCTGGATCCCGCGAG ACTCCGAAATCATGATCTCCTTACTTCTTTGGACGTCCTTACTAAAGGATCATATTTACGTCTTCCAACCTGTATCAAA AAATTAGCGATACCGCCTACACCATTGACCGATGCCGAGATTCATAAAACCCTTCTTGACATGGAGGCAACTATTCGCTATCGTCTGCGTATGACGGAGATAATTCCAGTAGAAATGTCGGATTATCGAATAG GAGCAGAAAAAACTTCTGGATGGTTTTGCACTCAAGTAGAATTCTTGATTAATGTTGGAGGGGATCTTACTGGGTTGCAGG AGTTCCCTCGAACGCCCGTGGGTATCATCCGTCAGCATATAGTTGACGAGGCAGATAATCGGCTTGGGTACTATTATGAAGGACCTATTTCAGTAGCACCTTCACTGGAAGCGCCCCATAGGCCTCGATTACCCCAGGGTGTGATTGACACGCCTCTTGTACGCGTTTATAATTTTCTAC AAATGATGTCCCTTTCATACCAACTTGAAATATTGTGGTATCAG GCTGAACGCATGAGATCTTTGGGATGGGCCGACTATTTAAAG tttctccatttttttctcaacaaTTTATATCTTAAAGTGATCTTCAGACGTACCCCCGGACGTCATAAAATACCTCCTCTCGGCGGTACGTTGACCATATCCATCATTGAAACGCACGCGCCGCCACAGACAGGTCCAGGACCTGCTCGCACTTCGAGGCAACGCGTGGCTGCACGCCTTCAGCAAAAGGCCAAGTTAGGAAGGGCAAAACCTTCAGATGAAGTGGAGGGTCTCAAATTTTCTGTTGTTTGGGAACCTACCAAAGGCGCTCTTGGTGTTATCGTTTCTGCGGAAGATACACATCTTCCCGAAAGCGTTTTGTATATC GATGCTGATAATATCGATTTTGAACGCCTTTTACGGATGACAATTCAACAGCACACAAAGGCCCTTTTGCAAACCTTTCAAAATCAATCGCAACATGGGCCAACCAAAGTATTTTCCCAACCCGGAGTGGTCACGCTCATTTCAGAAAGTACATCAGCTTTTCCCATGAG CCTGCAAGCACTGCGGGTGCAGCTTTGTGATGAAGAAGTTGTCATCGTCACGATTGACCCCAGAACCGGAAAGCTAGATTTGAGAGACACTGGCGACCTTGCTGCTGCCGGCCGCGGCCCTCGATTCAGAGTAGTGACTGATAGGTTAAATGAGAACCCCGCTGCCTTATTTGACGCCTTGTTCACTATGCGCGGTTCA ACAATTATTGACTTAGCGGAACAAAAAGCAAACTATCTTGGTTTACAGGTATATCGTCGTCGGAGTTTCCCAAAGCAAG AAATGGAGAAACTCGGTCCAGAGCATACTTGGTCACTATTTATTCAGCTCGCCAATTTCCCGAGTCATTATCTTGTCCTTGTAGTGGCAGAGGAACGCTTTAAATTTGCCTTGATTACCACCAAGCCTATCGAAAATGCGCCGTTTACGACCATGGTAATGGAAGATATCGCTTGGCTCGATTTTGACCGAATTCGAGAGGCAGCGTTTCCTTCTGCTGCACGGTCTTCTCGAAGAACTCTCAACAAGTCTGAAGATATTACCTCACATAACGCACCGGTCGATCGATCAGACAAAGTCGCCCCTTCTCG TGCTCGCGTTGCATTCATTAACGTCGAAAGGCAATTCAAATTACGTGGAATTCCATTCACCCATGTCAACCCTGCAACTAGTTCTTCAATCTCTCCAGAGCTTACGTGGATACAATCATCCCTTGCCCGTTCTGTTCCTGCACTCTGTGTTCAATCAGAACATATTTTGTCCGGGGCCCCTGCAGCGGAAGCAGCAATGCCAAATATCAGGGTTATACCGCTAAATTGGTGGTCTAGTGACAAAGCACAG GTCGTAACTTGTGTAAAACTGAAATACGTTCAGCAACCCATTGGCAAAAAAGCCAGTGGGAGTGCTGTCATTCGCCCATCAAAACGAATCATTTACGACACCACTGAAGCTGTTGTTTCATTTTTATCTGAGAATGTCAATACCTGTGTGGATGAATTCTTAGAAGAATGGGCCAAAGTATCAAAAATGGTTGTTATTGCCAGAGAAG TTGCGCAAATGTCTAGCCATGCAAAGTGGCGTGATGTGCGATTGCTTTCTTTCGACCTGCAAACTGTTGAATTCGCCTATGCTGAG AGTTATACAGTCTCCATCACCTGCGAAGACCAACTTTCATCTACAGGCGGCAGCTTTAATCTCGAGTTTTCTCGGATTGAACCAGAAGATCAAAATGCAATGGAAACGGATATAGGATTCGACTCCTTTAATCCTCATGAAGATGCCGAACCCTTTTTCCGCGATATTTTAAGACATGCTCACGGTCGCCTGGCTCCTTCCCTTCATTATCTGGTGACACTTCTCAGGAATACGCTGCCTATCGTAGTCGAGTTACACAAGATACGCCAGGATTGTGATGCGAAAGGGAAACATGTTGATGTCTTCGCGAAGGCAGCGGGATGGTATCGTCTCTTGTATGGTGATTTGAA ACATGGCCTTGATTTCAGATTGATGACATCCCAGAGGGTGGCGATCCTTGATGCATCCCATTCGTTATTTGATGCAGGGAAACAGAATTCTCTAGTGGATGGGCTAGGTCTACAACCTATACCCCGTTTGCGCGAAATCATTTCGGAGGCAGTACGAAAAGGTTTGACCTCTGGAACATTACCAGTAGGCAAGATTGCTGCCGTTGATGTAGGAGTGGTCTGCAACGGTGGCAGCATTGGTTTCCTTACATCTGCTATCCATGACCAGATTTTAAAGGAACTAGACTCTAATATGGTTCTTTAG